The Silene latifolia isolate original U9 population chromosome X, ASM4854445v1, whole genome shotgun sequence genome contains the following window.
ccccctcctcttccattatcataccaccttacccctttgagtatgaagagttcaagccggaaggaattgaaattgggaaagactatgtgactcttcttatgcaagcaatgcgcaagcaagcccatgaagatcggaaaaatgcgtatttggctcaatatccacccctcctacatctagctaggcaaggactccttgatccatcttgtcctttgcctagttgggcggatagagaagtcttatttccgggtgcatctagggacgtggtgggagataatgaaattgttggaaatgatgagcaAGTCGATGATAATATTGAGGGAGAAGCAATGGaaggagaaagagatggtgaagatgatgatgaggaagaagatgaggaagaaagtgacaaggaaagtggcaatgtgaccacttctcatgagggaagtggtgatgatgatagcatgatggaagactagcaagccttggagactcctacactcccatggtttgtctatatctctttgtattttatttcattttgatcattgttggtttagtcctagcaacatcaaaggactcacacctcggtaccattgaggtgtctttattgttcccatttgtaaaatccaaaatgacaaaactagtctcatgcatagcatagtgtgtgcatgaactatacccatccttggacattagcaatagtgtctcactcggtttggggaagttaatgcatacacaacgggaggtaatctaaattatcctctccgtcataacaaaaaaccatgcatcatgtagtgtagcttagtatagaattgcatttagtatagaaatcatgcatcatctttgcataatttccatcattttggccattgaggacaatgcccatattagtgtggggatgggaattctaacatttaactcttattcaaaaacccataaaaattgaaaaatttcaaaaatcataaaaattgaaaaaattgaaaacccaaaaacaagttcatttcctttgtatatattgtcttgtatatattgtgtttgttttatccttgttcacattgattgactacgccacatccgagacatgaggatattgaagaccgcatggtatgatctttccaatctcctttttcctctttatgttaatgactatgtggctttattttgattgatgcggtaaaaacaatgtgaaattaggattgcatttagtttatttggcatagtagttggtagaatcacttgcattaggatgtttatttgttagttgcatcatggcatgtagtttgcatgttagaaaaattttgcgaaaccgtctacttgggaagcttgacaagtgtatataggccctagtagatgccttttgttcttaagactttgcttgttagaatgcttgtaaaacaccctaggatgtgtcatgctagtatccgttgacccatggtttaaggcctagtcaagagtaccttgtggtgtgataactccttggctaccgtttattccaaggtgacccttgaaaccatgcaaccatcattcatccatgttctaccatacatttttgtcatcaaagggaatgggcacaaaaagaaatcaatttgagttcaatgaaatgaaaagtgaaagaaagtttgcaaaaatgcatcaaaagaaaagaggagcaaaaatagactcctaagcttcaaatacaaggcaccctcgttactaattggggtgactttgaaaatgttcaaaagaaatgcaaaaagttgtcaagtattgaaatgccaaaaatcaaaaagaaatggcaaagcaagtgttctcaaatgttatatgccaaatgaaattggggggaaaaacaaaaacaaaagcaaactcccaaagtgaaactcaaatatctattgatccctttatccatcatatccatttttgtgcatggtagagaggggacgacccttcttcttgtctaagcAAGAGGGGAattcgcgatcctccagtgtttctaacatcatagggagtctactcttgacaaaagcatttaacgattgaggacaaaggtaccctagcttgacacattttggaggtgatttattggtatccttctaggcttagtagtttgaagaaattgcatctatgaaggattgtgtacccttgaattgcttcccttgtagataatttccgccacttgatgagggagtggctattctttttgtagatgcatccattatgtgtttttgtgtgctttaatgtttggatgtgtcgccattttggcaagacccaccttgccttgcaagaaggcatcctacctcatggttgtcttgttgtgagttgaaggggcggagtgagacccgctaattgtctcatatcggctatattattaggataggttagtattggtcctagtctttgtcacctctttactcgggacgagcaaaggttcggtttggggatatttgatgtgaccataattggcgcatatttagccccgaattacccttgtttccatgctttttagtgcttatttgggtcatttcttatctttagttctttgttttgcatattctttgagattttgatcccttggtaggaaaggagtaagaatcttgcattttcatggcaaatcaagactaaattgatcaaattcaatgaccaagcatcaaggagaggcaagattagaaggcctttgtacatatcatagtagaagagcaatgttgagaaaggatccttgagtccccaaggaaatccccaaggaatttatgaagaaaagggaagaaaaagaagaagtatcacgatcgacaatccgagcggattgtcgcaATCAGCCCGTCCCACCTAGCCACAATCCGAGCGCCcggtggaatccgctcggattcccctcaaagcaatccgcccggattcctgagaatccgctcggattccttcgaccaaatccggccgtcccgaccctaatccgcctggattccttcacagcgcgggttgtcttcttcaagctacgaaaagagaagcccttctctccaaaaataccggcttctccttgctctacttaaaaagtgtaattactagtttagcccttagttaaccctaatgcatcctccctaattttcactataaatacccaattagtttaattagaggagcatgttcttcttatcaataattagtgtagttaatatcaatcaaatctctcttcaatattgtaatcaagtattaatcaagttttaatccaagttttagttctttaatctctcttttgttcatcctttattttgggtaattgaagattatttgggttattattgggagattgacaacctctcaatctagcattcaagtacttctattattcttgctttattattggaatcattagtaggtataatctcttaatccctttttaattattgttaattactttcatttattcatcatgtttcatattgttagtatgattgacaaccttgctagcatgatcaacatgataatgagtgagtagtctcttagctagggttaatgggtgattaggggaaaccacatggggaatgattcatgcttaaattaatatgctttcatatcttatttgcttgcttgttttgatctcaactcatgcacatgttatatttgatgaaatgctaagcctatgaatccttgcatttactatcatctcctatcttttcaatgagacttgtaagacataacccaactcgagtctcattagaccatgcatgttgttgagtagggaagattaagtcaacttgtaggtgttgtacaatctaatcgattcggctccgggacccaaactttcctaggattgtaagatataacccaactcaatccatcacaacaataattgcttgcttataatttgagaacatgtttgtatgattatatcccatgattcccctatgatcccatgacaccctagtgcctttaatcaattgtttacacccctttaattcatcttgcttgcttattttcattgttattctagtttagtaaccttctacatcaacccaatttgtgacaccccttagacaccactagttacaatagaaatctcatttcaactcccgtcccttgggatccgacctttacttgcctctttactaattgtagagctgcttgttaagctataaattgtgttttgattcgaccgtgaccaacgaccacatctatctaTTTGTGAATACTAAACGGGATGCGAtcataattattattagaaatgcctttacttaattattaaattacataaattattatcaaaatgcggggtattacacttagagggcactttcgtcgtacattcgagtcgagcatcactaaacattaacttagtcaatctcatttcgtcaaacatgtaagtctgagggtgtaaatcccatattttattattatagtactttaattttgtaatcgttattgtaaggtttacgtcgaaagcacattcaaaaccgatttataaaaccttgttttaaaccttttttacggaataacaggagacaaacgtcgagaaaggacgcagcacctgctgcgcctcttcatgaggctgccgcagttcctgcttcctttcttcttccttcgtcttttgttcctcTGTTCGTTTTGATTTGCCTTCAATTGCTCATGTTTTATTGACACGATATTTCTAACATAATAATTTTGACATGTaaatcattaataattaattcatctttttaattcccgacttaaatcccttataattcatatttgcgggttttcgtcattaaattcaattcgggtttttagaggttcggttcatcaatattgagtctctggaattcatcattggtatattttcatctgtttattatcGTTGCcatcaatagtttagcattaataacctaattaatctaactagtttgttaatttgtatcattaatcccgtaattaacctatttaatttaattcattgttaATCTTATTATTTATCTTATAATTCATTAATATTGTATTGATTCGTCCTAATTAATTTCttctcatgttttattgtttttatgaccaattcatatgtaaataatatgttaaatcacttctatccgagtcaaatatcaataatcaagcattaaaatcaccaattaacattaacaacacgcaattccggcttcacaaccagaattcaggtcaggaacagacgcagcaactgttccgcctcttccaaaggacgcagctctgctgcgcctgttccgggttgaattctgtctctgaactctcgtttctgccttgacctactttattaattacgtattaattaactattatttgtAATATCGCTGCTAATCTGTTcggtaatttatttattctttcttttcccaaattatccgttttgaatgtattttcgacgtaaatcaattaattcgTTGTAATTATTTTTTTGGGAAAAGTTaagtatattaatcatcatcaaaGGAGTACAAAAAGTTTGTATATGTGACTGATTACAAAATTGTATCTAACAAGTATAAACAGCAACTGTCCTACTAAACAAACTACTGTGTCAAATGGCGGAGCCAAACTTCATCGTCTCTGGTAATGGCAGCTTTGTTTCTAGTCCTGAACCGAGTGCACACAGATTGAATTCCTTGTTTAACAATAATGCCAGGATGGGTAACTTTAAAGTACAATCTTGCTTTGTTACGTTCCTGCCATATAAGATAAACCAACTGAATATAGCAAGCACAAGTAATCCTTCTCATCAACAGGCTATTCCTTCTTCGTCTTCTGTTCCAGTTGACAAGTCCACGAGGATCAAAGTAAAATTGAAGCTTTTGCTGCAGCAGCTGCACACATCTGTTACTATATAAGCAATCAAAAAAGAGATGGTCATGAGATTCATCGTGGCTGTGACAAAGAAAACAGCTCAGATCAGAGGCACCTCCCATACGAACAAGACGGTCTTTAGTAAGTAATCTGCCTAGAACAACAGCCCAATAAATAAAGGAAGTTTTAGGGACATTCATAGAGTTCCAGAACACTCTCCACCAACTGACTTCGGGATTAGAGCCCCTTAACCAGTTGTAGCCCTCATTAACAGTATAGTCAAGCTGCTTACCCATCCCGCAATCATCAGAGTATGCAGGCCTAAAAATGCTCATAAGATGTGCAATTTTTTTCCAAGACCAACTACAATCAGGGGGAGGATTATAGTTGGTCCAATGAGTACCCTTCAAGTAAACATGAAATATCCACTTCACCTACAAATGATCTTTCTTGGAGGCAATCCACCACACATACTTCCCAAGCAATGCCTTGTTCCAATTCTTTGAATGCTTAATCCCCAAACCGCCTTCTGATTTGGGCAGACAACATTTATCCCAACTCACTGCAGGGGCACGTAAATAAGAATCCTTACCCCCTCCACAAAACATTCCTACACAGACTATCAATCCTATTCATAATGCCATTAGGTATTAAAAAGATATTAGACCAATAAGAATGCAAGGACTGTAAAACTGAGGTAACCAAAGTGAGTCTACCAGCATAAGACAGATGGTTAGCCCCCCAAGATCTAATCCTAGTAGTGATTTTATCCATAAGTTTCCTTCCCTCAGTTTTAGTGAGCTTCTTAGATGAGATAGGGACCCCCAGATACTTGAAGGGAAGGGACCCCTTCTTAAATCCAGAGACCTGCAAAATAGCATCCACAGTCTGAGGTTGAACACCATTGAAGTAAATTTCAGTTTTCTCTTTGTTGAGGCTTAACCCAGAGGCTGCTGAGAAGGTAGCAAAGGCCCTTAACAACCACATTATAGAAGTATCAGTGCCTTTAGAAAAGAGAAGAAGGTCGTCAGCAAATAAAAGATGATTCAGTCTCAAATGTCCACACAGTAGGTGGAATCTAAAGTCAGCTTGTTGCCCTGTAACATTGAGGATCCTGGAGAGGTAATCCATACAAATAGTAAAGAGGAGTGGAGATAGAGGATCACCCTGTCTAAGCCCACGTTTGCCTTTGAAAAAACCAAATGAATTCCCATTAAGAGTCAAGGAATAGGTAGGAGAGGAGACACAACTCATAATCCACCCAATGAACTATGCACGGAACTTCATATGATGGAGCATTTGAGAAATGAAGTCCACTCAACACTATCATAAGCCTTCCTCAAGTCAATATTAACAAGACATCTAGAGGAGGCTGCTTTCCTATTATATAACCTCACAAGATCCTGACAAATAAGAACATTCTCAACAATATTTCTGCCTTTAATGAAACCCCTTTGGTTAATACTCACAAGTTCAGGCAACACCTTTCCCAACCTGTTGCAAAGGAGCTTAGCAATGCATTTATATATAGTATTGCAACAGGCTATAGGTCTGAACTCAAGAACACTTGTAGGGTTACTGACTTTTGGGATAAGAGTAATATTGGTAGTATTGAGTTGTTTTAAGAGTTTACCAGTAGAAAAGAAGTCCTTAATAGCATCACAAATCCCAGGCCCCACAATGTCCCAAGAGTCCTTAAAGAATTGACTATTAAATCCATCTGGACCAGGGCTTTTAGATGCAGGAATAGAGAAAAAACAAGACTTAATTTCCTCATGAGTAACAGGCTGCAATAGAATGTTAGACAAAGACTCATCAACTACTTTCCCAGTTCTAACAGTTGCCTTATGGACTTTAGTAGTATGGCTGCTAGTTCCCAAAAGACCTTCATAATACTCCAAGAAAGCTTTCTCAATATCATGAGGATCCTGATGAATAATCCCATGAACATCTTTAATCTGAAAAACCTTGTTCTGAATTTGTCTCTGTTTTATCTGACTATGAAAATATCTGGAGTTTTCATCACCCCCTTGCAACCACTCAGTCTTGGATTTTTGTTTCAAATAGCTAAGTTTTGCTTTCTTCAAGGTGGCAAAGGAATCAGCAGCTTCTCTTTTAGCAAGACTGAGATGAGTGTCATGAGGGTTCTGATGAAGTTGGGTTTGCAAATCATCCAAAATGAGCCTAGCTATATCAGCAGTGCGTTCCACATCAGAGAATTTGTTCTTATTGAGCAGCTTCAGAGGTCTCTTTAAATTTCTGAGTTTAGTAACCACCTGATACATTTTGACCCCCACCACTGTTCTATTCCACTCATGTTGAATAATTTCCTTAAATTGAGGTTCAAGactccacatattgaagtatCTGAAGCTTGGTTTCCTAGCAGGAATATCAAGTTTCCTAGAGACTATACAGGGACAGTGATCAAAGTTACCCTCATTCATGAAATAAGCCTTGCTATCAGGATAAAGGAGCATCCAGtgtggtcatgggccacgtctcggtctgcggattcgggccgcctaccggtccgtagtcacgggccacctgcaagcccagtcgatctgtggacatgcagcggttttttgaaagccacgctcggcggcgtaaagatgccttcgaccggatcgttttagatcggtcggtttcgtctcggtaagggtctcgaaacgattagagatgttcggagtcgccaccaagcatttgtgggatgcctggaacccgttcgaattccactttatacctcggtctaatcgaagcacaaagtagcgttttgacataggtactaaaggtaaggaaatcgtccctctttagcatcatatctctagaatgactctcgtacgccctagataaggtcgtccactatccaaagtttctgagtaagaggtgaaggtacgtattgggaagccctttaatcagacacccaatcccgcccgcgtttagcggcctctactaatcgatcttggtCGGTTGAATGCAAagattgataaaacggtttaaatgcatgaatgcgcatccaatgatttaaacctaacatgggAGAGCTTTCTaaatcggttgatttaatccaagtatcaagtataagatgtcgagttaaattaatgattgatttgcatgcaagacggaaattaaacatccatttaccgtattaggtttagggtgcataacatgatccatttgtcttagtaaggcattttgcaaatatggttttgaacaaACGAATAGTCatttgatccgtcctatatccgggttaaccggagtcgggatcgtcctagactaatgctggaagggaacaggccctgtgccagacggctataagaggcgcgagccaaccggcggtgtaaggggcctccctctggttttgaaaatgaaaaaGGGGAGCCTGCTTGAGgtgcgggttagccaacggttgtatgccgtgttctgactatttagaaaacattgtaaaacgtgttgaaaatgggtatttgaacccggtttgatttgaaagggtcgtttagaccgcatttgttgatttgaagaactagactcgaataatcatcattgtttgataatattcggtgtcgggttcgatttgacaagcttgacatgaatagttttgaaaatgattatggactaattgttttaagtccattttgaatgtaattagtcggtactcatcatcgtacccgggttaaaatccggcatggtatgtataaccaaggatgactttgtgttggtgactaatatgtttgtttgaaaaatgtaaagaaatgaaataaaaggctttaaaatacctctcaaatgtcattaaccaaatattatcaccgaaacacggatttaaccgtcatggtatgaagaaccaagggtgaaaaatgctttatggttaaaacatgtgaaatgaaacaaaaggtttcgaaaatacttgaaatggtaaaaaaaccgattacaaatatgaaaatggattaagggaaatgacgagaacaaacacggttgatctctggtctaagtaccccatttaggcgcgagcctgttggcgacccaagggcttctgcctcagaccaaaaatcagttttggctcgtttattccatgttttggttcatgttatgcatgttttagcatgttaaagtcatgaaacaaatgaaaacataataaaggaggatttttacactctcatacttacatgtttagttatggcgagtgaccgacgtaagtgtaacaactcgtttgatcggaaaaaattcggtttaaaaccgtttttgtaagtaaagagtgttttaaaagtttagtgatggtgtagtggtcaaagtggtcggacaagtgatttaatgcacgatgacggtaccaaacattgtgtaaggcttgtatttacgatcggtaggtcgtaaatacgcgtcggattgtgacttaagaagtcgagtcaagaattttaagggagaaaagagggggcggacactcgtgtaagtctcaaatgggtggcatttgaggggtatttataggagaatgagtggttgtgtgagttttgagcgacgtggccacctgggctgctcaaagaggcgcgagc
Protein-coding sequences here:
- the LOC141620088 gene encoding uncharacterized protein LOC141620088 encodes the protein MSCVSSPTYSLTLNGNSFGFFKGKRGLRQGDPLSPLLFTICMDYLSRILNVTGQQADFRFHLLCGHLRLNHLLFADDLLLFSKGTDTSIMWLLRAFATFSAASGLSLNKEKTEIYFNGVQPQTVDAILQVSGFKKGSLPFKYLGVPISSKKLTKTEGRKLMDKITTRIRSWGANHLSYAGLIVCVGMFCGGGKDSYLRAPAVSWDKCCLPKSEGGLGIKHSKNWNKALLGNWSWKKIAHLMSIFRPAYSDDCGMGKQLDYTVNEGYNWLRGSNPEVSWWRVFWNSMNVPKTSFIYWAVVLGRLLTKDRLVRMGGASDLSCFLCHSHDESHDHLFFDCLYSNRCVQLLQQKLQFYFDPRGLVNWNRRRRRNSLLMRRITCACYIQLVYLIWQERNKARLYFKVTHPGIIVKQGIQSVCTRFRTRNKAAITRDDEVWLRHLTQ